In Cupriavidus nantongensis, a genomic segment contains:
- a CDS encoding DNA-binding protein, which translates to MAITKEQIFAVADELDAAGQNPTLASVRKQLGGGSFTTISEAMNEWRARKASQAAPIREPAPAAITEKLAELGGDLWAVALEMANNRLAAEREALEAVRQEMEAARQEAAELADQLTGELDEAKGRIEALEAAETDAKGEAGALREKLAAASERAATAEARAGELRTELDHAHQEARQARAERDKAQEKAAASADQAEALRADLAAANSRATEIERRAGELRADLERANQATDQARAALAEQQKATEAAAGQLDQVRGELAKVQAKAEAEREAHQEQRKAAAAEAHRQAERLTATQAERDAARKEASQAREDAATLRGRLEALETVMAQEKGKTGGAKKT; encoded by the coding sequence AGCTGGACGCCGCCGGCCAGAACCCGACCCTGGCGAGCGTGCGCAAGCAGCTCGGCGGCGGGAGCTTCACGACCATTTCCGAGGCGATGAACGAATGGCGGGCACGCAAGGCCAGCCAGGCGGCCCCGATCCGCGAGCCGGCACCGGCGGCGATCACCGAGAAGCTGGCCGAGCTGGGCGGCGACTTGTGGGCCGTGGCCTTGGAAATGGCGAACAACCGGCTGGCCGCCGAGCGCGAGGCGCTGGAGGCCGTCCGGCAGGAAATGGAGGCAGCGCGCCAGGAGGCCGCAGAGCTGGCCGACCAGCTCACCGGCGAGCTGGACGAGGCCAAGGGCCGTATCGAGGCCCTGGAGGCCGCAGAGACCGACGCCAAGGGGGAAGCTGGGGCGCTACGCGAGAAGCTGGCAGCGGCCAGCGAGCGGGCGGCCACGGCCGAGGCCAGAGCCGGCGAGCTGCGCACGGAACTGGATCACGCCCACCAGGAGGCCCGCCAAGCCCGAGCGGAGCGCGACAAAGCCCAGGAGAAGGCCGCCGCGAGCGCCGACCAGGCGGAGGCCCTGCGGGCCGACCTGGCGGCCGCGAACAGCCGGGCAACGGAGATCGAGCGCCGGGCCGGCGAGCTGCGCGCCGACCTGGAGCGAGCCAACCAGGCCACCGACCAGGCGCGGGCGGCGCTGGCCGAGCAGCAGAAGGCCACCGAGGCGGCGGCCGGGCAGCTTGACCAGGTGCGGGGCGAGCTGGCAAAGGTGCAGGCCAAGGCCGAAGCCGAGCGCGAGGCGCACCAGGAGCAGCGCAAGGCAGCAGCGGCCGAAGCGCACCGCCAGGCCGAACGCTTGACGGCCACCCAGGCCGAGCGCGATGCCGCGCGCAAGGAGGCCAGCCAGGCCCGCGAGGACGCCGCGACCCTGCGCGGCCGGCTCGAAGCCCTGGAAACCGTCATGGCCCAGGAGAAGGGCAAGACGGGCGGCGCGAAAAAGACCTGA
- the kfrB gene encoding IncP plasmid survival protein KfrB (KfrA, KfrB, and KfrC together were shown to be essential for IncP-1 plasmid R751.), which yields MKQRLLVMNGQRIVQTEQEGAWANQKVDKAGALKPGIYNLYMAQQADKKQTHDGVIVHADNNQVYQQVGKNFVMHARSDFDKVPEIGSAKSISYSAQGKATVAAEAPKLTRGRSR from the coding sequence ATGAAACAGCGCCTCTTGGTCATGAACGGCCAACGCATCGTTCAGACCGAGCAAGAAGGGGCATGGGCCAACCAGAAGGTTGACAAGGCTGGCGCATTGAAGCCCGGCATCTACAACCTGTACATGGCCCAGCAGGCCGACAAGAAGCAGACCCATGACGGCGTGATCGTTCACGCCGACAACAACCAGGTGTACCAGCAGGTAGGCAAGAACTTTGTCATGCACGCCCGGTCAGATTTCGATAAAGTACCTGAAATCGGGAGCGCAAAGAGCATCAGCTACAGCGCGCAAGGCAAAGCAACCGTTGCCGCCGAGGCCCCGAAACTCACGCGAGGCCGGTCCCGATAG
- a CDS encoding IncP plasmid survival protein KfrC family protein has product MRRLTPTAGRADARRIQPASAGFATSTTSRTDAAGDGLLAAAEATEAEQQAALEAAPLDQTYQEALALYVQAKHDQVERIEDRLENLIDRQQARLQQTQANQPGLLSRPGAKRAWQNQQMQQQARLQSLHVRLEAVREIKEGMGLHSPKVEELATRKMRAEKPELAADWDAMREAARRHQALQRREEQERKQAQALERPGRSQSLGLTRPV; this is encoded by the coding sequence TTGAGACGACTCACACCCACCGCCGGCCGGGCAGACGCCCGCCGCATCCAGCCGGCATCCGCCGGCTTCGCAACAAGCACGACCAGCAGAACCGACGCCGCCGGCGACGGCCTGCTGGCCGCTGCCGAAGCCACAGAGGCCGAGCAGCAAGCGGCCCTGGAGGCCGCCCCGCTCGACCAGACCTACCAGGAAGCCCTTGCCCTGTACGTTCAGGCCAAGCACGACCAGGTGGAGCGCATCGAGGATCGGCTTGAAAACCTGATCGACCGTCAGCAGGCGCGCTTGCAGCAGACCCAGGCCAACCAGCCGGGCCTACTGTCCCGGCCTGGCGCGAAACGCGCTTGGCAGAACCAGCAGATGCAGCAGCAGGCGCGCTTGCAGTCCCTGCACGTGCGCCTGGAAGCCGTCCGCGAGATCAAGGAAGGCATGGGCCTGCACTCACCGAAGGTCGAAGAGCTGGCGACCCGCAAGATGCGCGCCGAGAAACCCGAGCTGGCGGCCGATTGGGATGCCATGCGCGAGGCGGCACGCCGGCACCAGGCGCTGCAACGCCGCGAAGAGCAGGAGCGAAAGCAGGCGCAGGCCCTGGAGCGACCAGGCCGGTCGCAGAGCTTGGGCCTCACGCGGCCCGTCTAA
- a CDS encoding conjugal transfer protein TraM: MASDDKIEELIREIAVKHGIAVGRDDPILILQTINTRLMQDSQAAQQEILDRFKEELEAIAHRWGDDAKGKAERTLNAALAASKEAMAKGMQDGGKAAAEAVRRELEAAAAQLAAPIREARRVSYMNIVAAGMAVFAAALALWASL, encoded by the coding sequence ATGGCGAGCGATGACAAGATCGAAGAGCTGATACGGGAAATCGCGGTCAAGCACGGCATCGCCGTTGGCCGCGACGATCCGATCTTGATCCTCCAGACGATCAACACCCGACTGATGCAGGACAGCCAGGCCGCGCAGCAAGAAATCCTGGATCGCTTCAAGGAAGAGCTGGAAGCCATCGCACACCGTTGGGGGGATGACGCCAAGGGGAAGGCCGAAAGGACGCTCAACGCGGCCCTGGCGGCCTCCAAAGAGGCGATGGCGAAGGGGATGCAGGACGGCGGCAAGGCCGCCGCCGAGGCGGTGCGGCGCGAGCTGGAAGCGGCCGCCGCGCAGCTCGCCGCGCCGATCCGCGAAGCGCGGCGCGTGTCGTACATGAACATCGTGGCGGCCGGCATGGCGGTTTTCGCGGCCGCCCTCGCGTTGTGGGCATCGCTGTAG